Proteins found in one Aquibium microcysteis genomic segment:
- a CDS encoding SDR family NAD(P)-dependent oxidoreductase: protein MATDPNSEIRPMGAVLQGQIAVVAGGLGGIGRAFAEKAKAAGAIVSCWDVPSAASGDFLDHYVRCDVTDERSVAVAAEATLAQFGRIDVLVNSAGVTGQTARTEDTDLSEWERVMAINLTGTFLTCKTVVRAMRARGYGRIVNVSSIAGKEGNPNQAAYSASKAGVIGLTKSIARENADSDICANCITPAITATDLVLQMTEAQRQLVLAKIPMGRPGKPGEIADLMLFMASPACSFSTGAVFDASGGRATY, encoded by the coding sequence ATGGCGACAGATCCGAATTCCGAAATCCGTCCGATGGGCGCCGTTCTGCAAGGCCAGATCGCCGTCGTCGCGGGCGGGCTCGGCGGCATCGGCCGCGCCTTTGCCGAGAAAGCGAAGGCCGCCGGCGCGATCGTCTCGTGCTGGGACGTTCCCTCCGCAGCTTCCGGCGATTTCCTGGATCATTACGTCCGCTGCGACGTCACCGACGAGCGATCGGTCGCCGTCGCCGCCGAAGCCACGCTCGCGCAGTTCGGCCGGATTGACGTCCTGGTCAACTCCGCCGGGGTGACGGGACAGACCGCAAGGACCGAAGACACGGATCTGTCGGAGTGGGAACGGGTGATGGCGATCAATCTCACCGGCACGTTCCTCACCTGCAAGACGGTGGTCCGCGCGATGCGCGCGCGCGGCTATGGACGCATCGTCAACGTCTCGTCCATCGCCGGCAAGGAGGGAAATCCCAACCAGGCCGCCTACTCCGCGTCCAAGGCCGGCGTGATCGGCCTGACCAAGAGCATCGCCCGGGAGAATGCCGACTCCGACATCTGCGCCAACTGCATCACGCCCGCCATCACCGCAACCGATCTCGTGCTGCAGATGACCGAGGCGCAGCGTCAGCTCGTGCTGGCAAAGATCCCGATGGGTCGCCCGGGGAAGCCGGGAGAGATCGCCGACCTGATGCTGTTCATGGCCTCGCCCGCCTGTTCGTTTTCCACCGGCGCCGTCTTCGACGCGTCCGGCGGCCGTGCAACCTACTGA